From the genome of Lotus japonicus ecotype B-129 chromosome 6, LjGifu_v1.2, one region includes:
- the LOC130724829 gene encoding uncharacterized protein LOC130724829: protein MVERCELLDLGAIGSKYTWFRRTDLGQSTSKRLDRALDDVEWRHLFPEAVIENLPRIHSDHCPLLLRCGGFDDTRGKRPFRFLAAWASHPLFQEVIENGWNQGDGRILSRLEHVQQRATDFNKNIFGNIFQRKRTCENRLKGVQRAIEEGETSSLLRLEKDLQQEYGTILYQEELLWYQKSREQWVRFGDRNTRFFHAQTVIRRKRNKIHGLVLPDGTWSTEQVKLVDAAQSFFQGQFASPAISDPEAINLQSLPRLRMEGVEALLEPVTKEEVRLAAFDQGILDSLVVLIPKVDFPKHLKEFRPISLCTVIYKIITKVLVGRIRPYLGDLIGPLQGSFIPGRSSADNILLAQEAIHYMKKTKLKKGALAMKSDLEKAYDNISWEFLKRTLEQFGFSSATVKLIMWIATNSKLSILWNGTRLDSFAPSRGLRQGDPMSPYLFLLCMEILSLHIHELVQQGLWKPIHLARNSTRLSHLLFAYDIVLFAHASSTQVQVAWLPTSVCDRMDQINRKFIWSSNPSKKGWHLVKWGTVTNVKSQGGLGVREARMGNIALLGKLVWKMLHEPSCLWVQQFKSIYLKETNFFDYKIKGNVSFAWRSIIRARDVLKHGFSFLLQHGDSSLWYNDWAGIGALCHYVPYVHISDVELKLKDIWNTGWQWNKLWTIIPQKILDHLNQIAGPTGVPFPDAWRWQHRPDGLYTVASCYSWLRDQSHEGSDQRVWSRIWKLQIPEKYKFFLWLCLHNARRFTCQLASSPACTRCSHPLEDGLHCLRDCPHSKEIWLRSGCAFYTLSLKQTFGSG from the exons TGTGGTGGCTTCGATGATACCAGAGGCAAGAGGCCGTTTCGTTTTCTCGCAGCATGGGCCTCACACCCCCTATTTCAGGAAGTTATTGAAAATGGCTGGAATCAGGGTGACGGTAGGATTTTGTCCCGACTGGAGCATGTTCAGCAAAGGGCCACAGATTTTAACAAAAACATTTTTGGGAATATCTTCCAACGCAAGCGCACCTGTGAGAATAGGCTCAAAGGGGTCCAACGTGCCATTGAGGAAGGGGAGACAAGCAGCCTCTTGCGTTTGGAGAAAGACCTACAACAAGAGTATGGGACCATTCTCTACCAGGAGGAGTTGCTATGGTACCAAAAATCTCGGGAGCAATGGGTTCGTTTTGGTGACCGGAATACACGTTTTTTCCACGCTCAAACTGTGATTAGaaggaaaagaaataaaatacatGGCCTGGTACTGCCGGATGGGACATGGTCGACGGAGCAGGTAAAGCTTGTGGATGCAGCACAGAGTTTTTTCCAGGGTCAGTTTGCGTCTCCAGCAATTTCGGACCCAGAAGCTATCAATCTCCAAAGTCTCCCTAGGTTAAGGATGGAAGGGGTAGAAGCACTTTTGGAGCCGGTAACCAAGGAGGAAGTGCGCCTTGCCGCGTTTG ATCAAGGAATACTGGACTCGCTGGTGGTGTTAATTCCTAAGGTGGATTTTCCCAAGCACCTAAAGGAGTTCCGACCGATCAGCTTGTGTACGGTGATTTACAAAATCATCACAAAGGTGTTGGTGGGTCGTATTAGGCCCTATCTTGGTGATTTAATTGGCCCCCTGCAGGGTAGTTTTATTCCGGGAAGGAGCTCCGCTGATAATATTCTTCTAGCACAAGAGGCGATCCACTACATGAAGAAGACCAAACTTAAGAAGGGCGCACTAGCTATGAAAAGTGATTTGGAGAAGGCATATGACAACATTAGTTGGGAGTTCCTTAAGCGTACCCTGGAGCAGTTTGGTTTCTCAAGTGCCACGGTGAAGCTTATCATGTGGATTGCTACAAATTCAAAGCTTAGCATCCTTTGGAATGGGACTCGCTTGGATAGTTTTGCGCCATCTCGAGGACTTCGCCAAGGAGATCCGATGTCCCCTTATCTTTTCTTGCTATGTATGGAGATCTTGTCTTTGCATATTCATGAGCTTGTTCAGCAAGGACTTTGGAAGCCTATTCACCTTGCTAGAAACAGCACGAGGTTGTCACACCTTCTCTTCGCATATGACATTGTTCTCTTTGCGCACGCCTCTTCAACCCAGGTTCAG GTGGCTTGGTTGCCTACCTCTGTGTGTGATCGAATGGACCAAATAAACAGAAAATTTATCTGGAGTTCCAACCCCTCTAAGAAAGGCTGGCATCTGGTGAAGTGGGGTACGGTGACGAACGTGAAGAGTCAAGGTGGGTTAGGGGTTCGGGAGGCTAGGATGGGAAACATTGCGCTACTTGGCAAACTGGTTTGGAAGATGTTACATGAGCCTTCCTGTCTATGGGTTCAGCAGTTCAAGAGCATCTACTTGAAGGAGACGAATTTCTTTGATTATAAGATTAAGGGTAATGTCTCTTTCGCTTGGCGTAGTATTATTCGTGCTCGTGATGTTTTAAAACACGGGTTTTCCTTCCTCCTGCAGCATGGGGATTCCTCTCTTTGGTATAATGATTGGGCTGGCATTGGTGCTCTTTGCCATTATGTACCATAtgtccatataagtgatgtggAGTTGAAGTTGAAAGACATTTGGAATACTGGTTGGCAATGGAACAAGCTATGGACAATTATCCCGCAGAAAATTTTGGATCACTTGAATCAAATTGCAGGGCCCACAGGAGTACCGTTCCCTGATGCTTGGAGGTGGCAGCACCGTCCTGATGGCCTTTACACAGTGGCATCTTGCTACTCCTGGCTTAGGGACCAGTCACATGAAGGCTCTGATCAGCGGGTTTGGTCTAGAATCTGGAAACTGCAGATCCCGGAAAAGTATAAATTCTTTTTGTGGCTTTGTCTTCATAATGCTCGCAGGTTTACTTGTCAGTTAGCATCGAGCCCAGCGTGCACCCGTTGCTCTCATCCGTTGGAGGATGGCTTACATTGCCTCCGAGATTGTCCCCATTCTAAGGAGATCTGGTTAAGGTCAGGGTGCGCTTTCTATACTCTTTCTTTGAAACAGACTTTTGGAAGTGGCTAG